A stretch of the Aegilops tauschii subsp. strangulata cultivar AL8/78 chromosome 4, Aet v6.0, whole genome shotgun sequence genome encodes the following:
- the LOC109749032 gene encoding anthocyanin regulatory R-S protein isoform X1, producing MALSAAPAGQAPPLGKQLSYQLAAAVRSINWTYTIFWSMSTSQRPPGVLTWKDGFYNGEVKTRKIISSTTTEVTANDLILQRSEQLRELYESLLSGKADHRARRPAASLSPEDLGEAEWYYTLSMTYSFRPGQGLPGKSFVSNEHVWLYNAQYADTKTFQRALLAKTAPILTVVCIPFMGGVLELGTSDLVLEDPDMVNRIGTSFWELPFQACLESEALSSSPSTNETRNREVEIVVFEDLDHNVAKGFISELGEVESMSDANINCITEEVDEFYGLIEELDVCALEDNWVMERSFEFMSSLEMAPDMDAPRIDDNTITLSSSVNGCRPSCFTVWKRSSDWEGMDVRDPGESQKLLKKVLAGGGWTMRAQESNIKTHVLSERRRREKLNEMFLVLKSLVPSINKMDKASILAETITYLKELEQRVEELESSRAPSWHPKEATGQGLHDVAGRKKIKLSTGCKRKAPESEREDDDGPSNVVNVTMMDKEVILEVQCRWKKLLMKRVFDAIKSLHLDIISVHTSTPGGLLDLKIRATDQVSIAPPSKVAAGSATVAPGMITEALQKAISNNWQN from the exons ATGGCGTTATCAGCTGCTCCTGCCGGCCAGGCACCGCCGCTGGGTAAGCAGCTCAGCTACCAGCTCGCCGCTGCTGTGAGGAGCATCAACTGGACTTACACCATTTTCTGGTCCATGTCCACCAGCCAGCGCCCACCTGG AGTTCTGACGTGGAAGGACGGCTTCTACAACGGCGAGGTAAAGACGAGGAAGATCATAAGCTCGACTACCACGGAGGTTACCGCAAACGACCTCATCCTGCAGAGGAGCGAGCAGCTAAGGGAGCTCTACGAGTCTCTCCTGTCCGGCAAGGCGGACCACCGGGCGAGGCGTCCTGCCGCCTCGCTGTCCCCGGAGGATCTCGGGGAAGCCGAGTGGTACTACACGCTGAGCATGACTTACTCATTCCGGCCTGGTCAAGG GTTGCCAGGCAAGAGCTTTGTGAGCAATGAACATGTTTGGTTGTACAATGCTCAATACGCAGACACTAAAACTTTCCAGCGCGCTCTCTTAGCAAAG ACTGCGCCTATTCTG ACAGTCGTTTGCATCCCCTTCATGGGTGGTGTGCTGGAGCTTGGAACGTCGGATTTG GTGTTGGAGGATCCAGACATGGTGAACAGGATCGGCACATCTTTCTGGGAGCTACCCTTCCAGGCGTGCTTGGAGTCGGAGGCGCTAAGCTCCAGTCCATCAACAAACGAAACTAGGAACAGGGAGGTAGAAATCGTCGTGTTCGAAGACCTTGATCACAATGTCGCCAAGGGGTTCATCTCTGAGCTAGGCGAGGTCGAGAGCATGTCCGACGCCAACATCAATTGCATCACTGAGGAAGTGGATGAGTTCTATGGCCTCATTGAGGAGTTGGACGTGTGTGCTCTCGAGGACAACTGGGTCATGGAAAGGTCCTTTGAGTTCATGTCTTCCTTGGAAATGGCGCCAGACATGGACGCACCAAGAATCGATGATAACACCATCACTTTAAGTAGTTCTGTTAATGGCTGTCGTCCATCCTGCTTTACTGTATGGAAGAGGTCATCAGACTGGGAAGGCATGGATGTGCGAGATCCCGGGGAGTCACAAAAGTTGCTGAAGAAAGTTTTGGCGGGTGGTGGATGGACAATGAGAGCTCAAGAAAGTAACATCAAGACACATGTCTTGTCGGAAAGAAGACGCCGGGAGAAGCTCAACGAGATGTTCCTAGTTCTCAAGTCATTGGTCCCGTCCATTAACAAG ATGGACAAAGCATCCATCCTCGCAGAGACGATAACTTATCTCAAAGAGCTAGAGCAAAGGGTAGAAGAGCTAGAATCTAGCAGGGCACCATCATGGCACCCAAAAGAAGCAACGGGACAGGGGCTCCATGATGTTGCCGGAAGGAAGAAGATCAAACTATCAACTGGATGCAAGAGGAAGGCGCCGGAGTCAGAGAGGGAGGATGACGATGGCCCAAGCAATGTTGTCAATGTGACCATGATGGACAAGGAGGTGATCTTGGAGGTGCAATGCCGATGGAAGAAGCTTTTGATGAAACGAGTGTTCGACGCCATCAAGAGCCTCCATTTGGACATCATCTCTGTGCACACATCCACACCGGGTGGCCTTCTTGATCTCAAGATACGAGCCACTGACCAGGTCTCAATCGCACCACCTTCTAAG GTTGCGGCTGGTTCTGCTACTGTGGCACCTGGGATGATCACTGAAGCGCTTCAGAAAGCTATAAGCAACAACTGGCAAAATTAA
- the LOC109749032 gene encoding anthocyanin regulatory R-S protein isoform X2, producing MALSAAPAGQAPPLGKQLSYQLAAAVRSINWTYTIFWSMSTSQRPPGVLTWKDGFYNGEVKTRKIISSTTTEVTANDLILQRSEQLRELYESLLSGKADHRARRPAASLSPEDLGEAEWYYTLSMTYSFRPGQGLPGKSFVSNEHVWLYNAQYADTKTFQRALLAKTAPILTVVCIPFMGGVLELGTSDLVLEDPDMVNRIGTSFWELPFQACLESEALSSSPSTNETRNREVEIVVFEDLDHNVAKGFISELGEVESMSDANINCITEEVDEFYGLIEELDVCALEDNWVMERSFEFMSSLEMAPDMDAPRIDDNTITLSSSVNGCRPSCFTVWKRSSDWEGMDVRDPGESQKLLKKVLAGGGWTMRAQESNIKTHVLSERRRREKLNEMFLVLKSLVPSINKMDKASILAETITYLKELEQRVEELESSRAPSWHPKEATGQGLHDVAGRKKIKLSTGCKRKAPESEREDDDGPSNVVNVTMMDKEVILEVQCRWKKLLMKRVFDAIKSLHLDIISVHTSTPGGLLDLKIRATDQVAAGSATVAPGMITEALQKAISNNWQN from the exons ATGGCGTTATCAGCTGCTCCTGCCGGCCAGGCACCGCCGCTGGGTAAGCAGCTCAGCTACCAGCTCGCCGCTGCTGTGAGGAGCATCAACTGGACTTACACCATTTTCTGGTCCATGTCCACCAGCCAGCGCCCACCTGG AGTTCTGACGTGGAAGGACGGCTTCTACAACGGCGAGGTAAAGACGAGGAAGATCATAAGCTCGACTACCACGGAGGTTACCGCAAACGACCTCATCCTGCAGAGGAGCGAGCAGCTAAGGGAGCTCTACGAGTCTCTCCTGTCCGGCAAGGCGGACCACCGGGCGAGGCGTCCTGCCGCCTCGCTGTCCCCGGAGGATCTCGGGGAAGCCGAGTGGTACTACACGCTGAGCATGACTTACTCATTCCGGCCTGGTCAAGG GTTGCCAGGCAAGAGCTTTGTGAGCAATGAACATGTTTGGTTGTACAATGCTCAATACGCAGACACTAAAACTTTCCAGCGCGCTCTCTTAGCAAAG ACTGCGCCTATTCTG ACAGTCGTTTGCATCCCCTTCATGGGTGGTGTGCTGGAGCTTGGAACGTCGGATTTG GTGTTGGAGGATCCAGACATGGTGAACAGGATCGGCACATCTTTCTGGGAGCTACCCTTCCAGGCGTGCTTGGAGTCGGAGGCGCTAAGCTCCAGTCCATCAACAAACGAAACTAGGAACAGGGAGGTAGAAATCGTCGTGTTCGAAGACCTTGATCACAATGTCGCCAAGGGGTTCATCTCTGAGCTAGGCGAGGTCGAGAGCATGTCCGACGCCAACATCAATTGCATCACTGAGGAAGTGGATGAGTTCTATGGCCTCATTGAGGAGTTGGACGTGTGTGCTCTCGAGGACAACTGGGTCATGGAAAGGTCCTTTGAGTTCATGTCTTCCTTGGAAATGGCGCCAGACATGGACGCACCAAGAATCGATGATAACACCATCACTTTAAGTAGTTCTGTTAATGGCTGTCGTCCATCCTGCTTTACTGTATGGAAGAGGTCATCAGACTGGGAAGGCATGGATGTGCGAGATCCCGGGGAGTCACAAAAGTTGCTGAAGAAAGTTTTGGCGGGTGGTGGATGGACAATGAGAGCTCAAGAAAGTAACATCAAGACACATGTCTTGTCGGAAAGAAGACGCCGGGAGAAGCTCAACGAGATGTTCCTAGTTCTCAAGTCATTGGTCCCGTCCATTAACAAG ATGGACAAAGCATCCATCCTCGCAGAGACGATAACTTATCTCAAAGAGCTAGAGCAAAGGGTAGAAGAGCTAGAATCTAGCAGGGCACCATCATGGCACCCAAAAGAAGCAACGGGACAGGGGCTCCATGATGTTGCCGGAAGGAAGAAGATCAAACTATCAACTGGATGCAAGAGGAAGGCGCCGGAGTCAGAGAGGGAGGATGACGATGGCCCAAGCAATGTTGTCAATGTGACCATGATGGACAAGGAGGTGATCTTGGAGGTGCAATGCCGATGGAAGAAGCTTTTGATGAAACGAGTGTTCGACGCCATCAAGAGCCTCCATTTGGACATCATCTCTGTGCACACATCCACACCGGGTGGCCTTCTTGATCTCAAGATACGAGCCACTGACCAG GTTGCGGCTGGTTCTGCTACTGTGGCACCTGGGATGATCACTGAAGCGCTTCAGAAAGCTATAAGCAACAACTGGCAAAATTAA